In Desulfobacterales bacterium, the sequence TGGTGACGTCATCGACTCGGGTCTGGATGCGATCCCCTCTAAACGGGAATTAACACAGCGTCTGGCCGGCAAGACCTTTGAATCGATAACAAAACACCGAGCCGAAATGGAGTCCAGAATCCTTTATTGTTATGAAGTTGATGACAGCTGCGAATGTGATGAGGATATCTGTCGGTTGTAGATGCCCATGTCACTCGTTATGATTTTTTAACCGGAGTAGTCACTAATGTTGCTTTATTAGGTTTCAGGTGTCAGGAAACATCGAAAACATGCAACCGTTACCTCATCTGAGTAGCAAGAACTTGAAGATAGCTGCCGAAGGCCTGACACCCGACACCTGAAACCTGAAACCAACTATTTGATAAGATCTAAGAACTGAAAACCGGCACACAAGCATAAGGATGTCTTGATGGATGACGAATTCTATATGAACAAAGCATTGGAGCAGGCTCGCATGGCGCTGTCAAACGGCGAGTTTCCCGTCGGATGCGTCATGGCGCTGGGTAACAACATCCTGGTGACCGGCGCCCGGGAAGGCACCACCGGAGATAGCGTTAATGAAGTCGATCATGCCGAAATGATGGCCCTGCGAGAGCTGAGTCGCCTGGATCGAAACGTAAATATGAAAGAGGTCTCGGTGTTTTCAACCCTCGAGCCCTGCCTGATGTGTTTTGGAGCACTGGTCATCAGCGGCATTGGCAGGATTGTTTATGCCTATGAAGATGCGATGGGCGGGGGCACCCGTTGCGATTGTGCCCCTCTGCCGCCATTGTATAAAGAAAATCAGATCGAAATTATATCCGGCATATTGAGAAGTGACAGTCTTGAATTATTGAAATCCTATTTTTCACAAACCGAACATACCTATTTAAAAGACAGCTTCCTGGCCGCCTATACCCTGGACCAATGAAAACCGCTTTGCAAATGGGGTTATTTTGATCAACATTTCAACTTAATCACAGCACGTTTTTCTTGCATTTTTTTCTTGCATTTCTTAATGTTGTTATATATTGGAGATTTTAAAAATACTGGATTTGAAGGAATTTAAAACTTAATATGTAGATGACCCAGCGGGTATAAAGGCAGGCTGATTGCCAACCTGAATAAGAATGGGGATTTGTGCCATTCTGTGTTGACTGCAACCTGGCGTCATCCCAAATGAAACCATAGATGAGGAGGTGCACGCATAGCTGTTCCCAGAAGATTTCAGAGACCCAGACGCACGAACAAAGCAAACATTAATCAAAGAATTCGAGCAAAAGAAGTCAGATTGATTGACTCTGAAGGCAACCAAGTCGGTATCATACCAACCAAAGAAGCCCTTGAAGCTGCAGCTGAAGCAGGCCTGGATCTGGTTGAAGTATCACCGAATGCGAATCCCCCGGTCTGTAAAATAATGGACTATGGCCGCTATCGTTACGAGCAAACCAAAAAGAAACATGAGGCCAAGAAAAAACAAAGTACTTTTCAGCTCAAGGAGATAAAGGTTCGCCCCAAAACCGGTGAGCATGACCTGCAGGTTAAAATCGGCCATATAAAAAAATTCATTGGCAAAAAAGATAAGGTCAAAGTCAGTGTTATCTTCAGAGGGCGCGAAATAACACTTTCAGAGCTGGGAAGAACGGTGCTTCAAAAAATAATTGATGAAACCGAAGAAATTGCCATGATAGAGCAGGAGCCCAAATTTGAAGGTCGAATCCTGGTCATGGTTCTGGCACCGAAATAGCTTGATCTTATATCAAAAGTGTTCTAAATACGACCCGTAAAGGGCGTTGCCCCTATATCCAACTGAATATTTCTCAGGGTGGCGTGAGCCGAGATGTGTGATTGCTCACGCCATCTATTTTTAAAATAGTAAGACCAAAGGAGTGTCCTAGATGCCTAAGATAAAAACCAATCGCGCTGCCGCCAAACGCTTCCGCAAAACCGGCACCGGAAAAATCGTTTATAAT encodes:
- a CDS encoding nucleoside deaminase — protein: MDDEFYMNKALEQARMALSNGEFPVGCVMALGNNILVTGAREGTTGDSVNEVDHAEMMALRELSRLDRNVNMKEVSVFSTLEPCLMCFGALVISGIGRIVYAYEDAMGGGTRCDCAPLPPLYKENQIEIISGILRSDSLELLKSYFSQTEHTYLKDSFLAAYTLDQ
- the infC gene encoding translation initiation factor IF-3, with translation MAVPRRFQRPRRTNKANINQRIRAKEVRLIDSEGNQVGIIPTKEALEAAAEAGLDLVEVSPNANPPVCKIMDYGRYRYEQTKKKHEAKKKQSTFQLKEIKVRPKTGEHDLQVKIGHIKKFIGKKDKVKVSVIFRGREITLSELGRTVLQKIIDETEEIAMIEQEPKFEGRILVMVLAPK